Proteins from one Chitinophaga oryzae genomic window:
- a CDS encoding SusD/RagB family nutrient-binding outer membrane lipoprotein: MKTRTRSIYAALLLGSLSLSSCTKNFNDLNTPPTSVTNIDAAILLSKVQKDAAFAEGTETANIQVGSWVQYWAGGLVAPTSRYIQQPDNKMWEAHYTLLRNLGQIRNQALKGKEDDPAGRTKLAIARIMEIHVWQRLTDLFGDVPFSQTTEDAADVNNKPVYDSQEAIYKQLIADLDAAIAKLNSSDASYGNADFFYKGNADSWKKFGNALKLRIGMRLRYASPQLAEKTVREAMGGPLFTDNKDNAAVPTFNDAQTTNAHPILAQFISGSPDLRYLASAFVSTLNDKKDPRLPFIAAPTVNSKNSGTPIYRGIGVALTDALLAGIIKDDYSTAATTTWFNRTLATPIPCYVFTYADVCFFKAEAALIGWGAAPADAEKFYQDGIKAAMALQPYNITTVPQAYIDAEFSFAGLTTEQKLEKIMTQKWIQLFGRDYEAYAEWRRTGYPALTPGPNQGSTNGTIPRRAVYSSLEALLNTTNYQQAVKGLSKGDSYLSKVWWDKK; encoded by the coding sequence ATGAAAACACGCACCCGTTCCATATATGCCGCCCTGCTGCTGGGAAGCCTTTCCCTCAGCAGCTGCACCAAGAACTTCAACGACCTGAATACGCCACCCACTTCCGTCACCAATATCGATGCGGCCATCCTGCTGTCCAAAGTACAGAAAGACGCCGCATTCGCTGAAGGCACTGAAACCGCCAATATACAGGTGGGCTCCTGGGTGCAGTACTGGGCCGGCGGCCTCGTAGCGCCCACCTCCCGTTATATCCAGCAGCCCGATAATAAAATGTGGGAAGCCCACTACACGCTGCTGCGTAACCTCGGACAGATACGCAACCAGGCGCTGAAAGGTAAGGAAGACGATCCCGCCGGCCGTACCAAACTGGCCATCGCCCGTATCATGGAGATCCATGTATGGCAGCGCCTCACCGATCTCTTTGGCGACGTACCGTTTTCACAGACTACCGAAGATGCAGCCGACGTCAACAACAAACCCGTTTACGATAGCCAGGAGGCTATCTACAAGCAGCTGATCGCAGACCTCGACGCCGCTATCGCTAAGCTCAACAGCAGCGATGCCTCCTATGGCAACGCCGATTTCTTCTATAAAGGTAATGCCGACAGCTGGAAAAAATTCGGCAACGCACTCAAACTGCGTATAGGCATGCGCCTCAGATACGCATCGCCGCAGCTGGCCGAAAAAACGGTGCGGGAAGCCATGGGCGGGCCACTGTTTACAGATAATAAAGATAACGCCGCCGTACCTACGTTCAACGATGCGCAAACCACCAACGCACATCCGATACTGGCGCAGTTCATCTCCGGAAGCCCTGACCTGCGTTACCTCGCCAGCGCTTTTGTGAGCACGCTGAATGACAAAAAAGATCCGCGGCTGCCGTTCATTGCCGCACCTACCGTCAACTCAAAAAACAGTGGCACTCCCATATACCGCGGCATCGGCGTAGCGCTGACAGATGCACTGTTAGCAGGTATCATCAAAGACGACTACTCTACCGCCGCCACCACCACCTGGTTCAACAGGACGCTCGCCACGCCGATCCCCTGTTATGTGTTCACCTATGCAGATGTATGTTTCTTTAAAGCAGAAGCCGCACTGATAGGCTGGGGCGCCGCGCCGGCCGACGCGGAGAAATTCTACCAGGACGGCATCAAAGCAGCCATGGCCCTGCAGCCTTACAACATCACCACGGTCCCCCAGGCATATATCGATGCTGAATTTTCTTTCGCCGGTCTTACCACCGAACAAAAACTGGAGAAAATCATGACGCAGAAATGGATACAGCTGTTTGGCCGCGACTACGAGGCATATGCAGAATGGCGCCGCACCGGTTACCCGGCACTCACGCCCGGGCCTAACCAGGGTTCCACCAACGGCACTATTCCCCGCAGGGCGGTCTATTCCTCGCTGGAAGCATTGCTGAATACTACCAACTATCAGCAGGCCGTAAAGGGATTATCAAAAGGAGATTCCTATCTCTCTAAAGTATGGTGGGATAAAAAATAA
- a CDS encoding WG repeat-containing protein gives MIRKTGFFIGLVLTVHALQAQQGSVFTNGLARIVTKEKSWFIDTTGQKVFDKIVAVYHPVDSVREGSVYSDTEKNMLIVSSNGKKGLISDKGQWLLKPEYDQLEVKFNVWLEVRKQGKMTYADTRGKLLVPLQFEQVGILDDDRYDVKQQGKWGIYDVRRQKLVIPAEYDEIDYCGGCGMKSEYLYAKKNGQWGIISAANEVLVPFAFEHSHSRMRSDEWVCSFRQHGKDVVVNIPRKKVYGEPLYSQMEVIGDAMLKLKKNGRFGLINRNGEQVLDFVYDDISDPYGQFASGPFLTVHKDGKTGIIDMTGRVVIPPSLDEEVICSGDYVIAARNGMYNVFDSTGKPLLKEDYSGIEPMKTVEGMALFALKQKALYGFFNPVNGTIVVPAFHEVEVISSEKGKGLIAVTYQDKSGLYKPDGTMLLPLKYSSYELLNDHLLLVKTGAGTGLFDADAQQEIIPAKFKYINRMPEDSSLLSVATENESGDIVYGLYNTAGKELASPVYTYINPMNRDQYLLMKEKSYAVLSLSTGKIAALPYTEVTPADAPNLLIVSDGRQSYVWNVAENKAVSPSFPMVKKYEDDTVLVSPIGRFAFGVAQVVKNGKMGFINVSGKEVVPVIYDGASLLPQGAILLARRNGDDWKYGYADTTGKLLVPLEYDYNVNGYIYDYEDSTYLPLYKSEGGYSRAYKKGMAGRDGKILVPAIYDRVFVGSNGTGFLADKDRQFTIFNAAGKEVTPARFSAVMLDPSVNPYANAAVLSYPLLCRQGERYVYLLANGKTLPLQLTDVVRFEEFDSTIEYHP, from the coding sequence ATGATTAGAAAGACAGGCTTCTTTATAGGTCTTGTGCTGACAGTGCATGCCTTGCAGGCGCAGCAGGGGTCCGTTTTCACCAACGGCCTGGCCCGCATTGTGACAAAAGAAAAAAGCTGGTTTATTGACACCACCGGTCAGAAAGTGTTTGATAAGATTGTCGCCGTCTATCATCCGGTGGACAGTGTCCGGGAGGGAAGCGTTTACTCCGATACGGAAAAGAATATGCTGATCGTGAGCAGCAATGGTAAAAAAGGATTGATCAGCGACAAGGGACAATGGCTGTTGAAGCCGGAATACGATCAGCTGGAAGTAAAGTTCAACGTCTGGCTGGAAGTGCGTAAACAAGGTAAGATGACTTACGCGGACACCCGGGGTAAATTATTGGTGCCGTTACAGTTTGAACAGGTGGGCATCCTGGACGATGACCGTTACGATGTAAAGCAACAGGGAAAATGGGGTATCTACGATGTACGCCGGCAAAAGCTGGTGATCCCGGCCGAATATGATGAAATAGATTATTGCGGTGGCTGCGGAATGAAAAGTGAATACCTCTACGCAAAGAAAAACGGGCAGTGGGGCATCATCAGCGCTGCCAATGAAGTACTGGTGCCTTTTGCCTTTGAGCACAGCCACTCCCGGATGCGCAGCGATGAGTGGGTGTGCAGTTTTCGGCAGCATGGTAAAGACGTGGTGGTCAACATCCCCCGGAAAAAAGTATATGGGGAACCGTTATACAGCCAAATGGAAGTGATCGGCGACGCTATGCTGAAACTAAAGAAAAATGGCCGCTTTGGACTAATAAACCGCAACGGGGAACAGGTGCTGGATTTTGTGTATGACGATATTTCCGATCCCTACGGGCAGTTTGCCAGTGGCCCTTTCCTGACTGTACACAAAGACGGTAAGACCGGCATCATTGATATGACCGGCCGGGTAGTCATACCACCGTCGCTGGATGAAGAAGTGATCTGCTCGGGTGATTATGTTATAGCGGCACGGAATGGTATGTACAACGTGTTTGACAGTACCGGGAAGCCCTTGCTGAAGGAAGACTACAGCGGGATTGAACCGATGAAAACCGTAGAAGGGATGGCCCTTTTTGCGCTGAAACAAAAAGCGCTGTATGGATTTTTTAACCCGGTGAACGGGACGATAGTAGTGCCGGCCTTTCACGAGGTGGAGGTCATCTCCTCAGAGAAAGGCAAAGGGCTGATAGCGGTGACCTATCAGGACAAATCCGGCCTGTACAAGCCGGATGGCACCATGCTGCTGCCCCTGAAATACAGCAGTTATGAGCTGTTGAATGATCACCTGCTGTTGGTGAAAACCGGCGCCGGTACCGGCCTTTTCGATGCCGATGCACAACAGGAGATTATCCCCGCAAAGTTCAAATATATAAACCGGATGCCGGAAGACAGCTCGCTGTTGAGCGTGGCGACGGAAAATGAGTCCGGCGATATTGTTTACGGCCTTTACAACACGGCCGGCAAAGAACTGGCCTCGCCGGTGTACACTTACATCAATCCGATGAACCGCGACCAGTACCTGTTGATGAAAGAGAAATCATATGCGGTCCTCTCGCTGTCAACCGGTAAGATTGCCGCCTTGCCATATACGGAGGTAACGCCTGCCGATGCGCCCAATCTGCTGATCGTGTCAGACGGCCGCCAGTCGTACGTCTGGAATGTGGCGGAAAACAAGGCCGTGTCCCCGTCTTTTCCGATGGTGAAGAAATATGAGGACGATACCGTGCTCGTGTCGCCGATCGGAAGATTCGCCTTTGGCGTGGCGCAGGTGGTGAAAAACGGAAAAATGGGCTTCATCAATGTCAGCGGCAAGGAAGTGGTGCCTGTTATTTATGACGGCGCATCGTTGCTGCCACAGGGCGCTATCCTGCTGGCCCGCAGAAACGGCGATGACTGGAAATACGGATATGCGGATACTACCGGTAAACTATTGGTGCCGCTGGAGTATGATTATAACGTGAACGGGTATATCTATGATTACGAAGACAGTACTTATCTGCCGCTCTATAAATCGGAAGGCGGTTACTCCCGCGCCTATAAGAAAGGGATGGCGGGCCGTGACGGAAAAATACTGGTACCTGCCATCTACGACAGGGTATTTGTCGGAAGTAACGGCACCGGCTTTTTAGCGGATAAAGACCGGCAGTTTACCATCTTTAATGCTGCCGGAAAGGAAGTCACCCCGGCGAGATTCTCTGCCGTGATGCTGGATCCTTCCGTCAACCCCTATGCGAATGCAGCGGTGTTGTCCTATCCTTTATTGTGCCGGCAGGGAGAGCGGTATGTATACCTGCTTGCCAACGGGAAAACGTTGCCGTTGCAACTGACGGACGTGGTCCGGTTTGAAGAATTCGACAGTACTATAGAGTACCATCCGTAA
- a CDS encoding WG repeat-containing protein, which produces MKHSTFVIRLAGSLLLLAGTAGAQTPETAGYLDRFEGEFAKIQVNGHQQLLHRSGKVIVDKIQEVSSYRLVSAVKQGAYGVVDRKGDIIAPFRYDAVKVLGESNRENPGENYCLITVKLQGKTGAVDSLGKVLCQPEYSDIEVLTPKTFSIKKNGLYGWCDMKTGKLLQEPKYTEVSRSYVIDGLITIQSQGKNGLALEDGTVLVPPKYERFMGWDSQQLFSYYVPGGKCGLMDRQGKVLTPAIYDDINAGPSDALVAVKVQDKTGLLDVATGKLKTPLQYTRVDRLGPLFQVWKGNLCGLTDSMGKEVIPAVNTEIQLYDSKGHSVLGAIVSLGPSSAAYTPPYYAVAKKGATAAFYDASGKQLLPFDYSDIRLLPLHDKVYAALLKDTRCGLADLSGKIVMPVQFAGIDNNYGTSNYNDDAAGEEKNNFICVLKEVKKGEAGVGLFNIATGQLVIPAVYSGLRWQNADMIRLEQGDSSGLADKTGKIIRPLKKYGAFDAVSPQRIVEKRYADDGSTTLLTNKEGRVLYENKYWEFSPLSFNRLLTPEARKTWPLQFNSGLLKVKGYSRENQFVDTAGKPVVFDEYKYVGDFNNGIAVATTQDDRVGIISIDKKVVYPLVLDDLAPADDELLKMKQGKKAGMLRKDGSVFLPLEYDDIDRVYDTSLYIITRQGKKGVLNAEGKELVPAAYDEIRYNRDSRMFEVTKDNKAGLLGADGSTLVPAIYDDLDQNQAWGDNSPFPVLVKQGEWYLYLDAQGKPLPYRAKKKKGYND; this is translated from the coding sequence ATGAAGCACAGTACATTTGTTATCCGCCTCGCCGGCAGCTTACTCCTGCTCGCCGGTACCGCCGGGGCCCAAACACCGGAAACCGCCGGTTACCTCGACCGCTTCGAGGGCGAGTTTGCAAAAATTCAGGTCAACGGGCACCAACAGCTGCTGCACCGCAGCGGTAAAGTAATAGTGGACAAAATCCAGGAGGTGAGCTCCTACCGGCTGGTATCGGCAGTGAAACAAGGCGCCTACGGCGTCGTGGACCGAAAAGGAGACATCATCGCCCCATTCCGCTACGATGCGGTAAAGGTGCTGGGAGAAAGCAACCGGGAAAATCCCGGTGAAAATTACTGCCTCATCACGGTAAAACTGCAGGGCAAAACAGGTGCGGTAGACAGCCTGGGCAAGGTGCTCTGCCAGCCGGAATACAGCGATATCGAAGTCCTGACGCCCAAAACCTTCAGCATCAAAAAAAACGGGCTGTATGGCTGGTGCGATATGAAAACCGGCAAACTCCTGCAGGAACCGAAATATACTGAAGTGTCCCGCTCCTATGTGATCGATGGTCTGATCACCATCCAGTCTCAGGGTAAAAACGGCCTCGCGCTGGAAGACGGCACCGTGCTGGTGCCACCCAAATACGAGCGGTTTATGGGCTGGGACAGCCAGCAACTGTTCAGTTACTATGTGCCCGGAGGAAAATGCGGCCTGATGGACCGGCAGGGGAAAGTGCTGACACCGGCCATCTACGACGACATCAACGCAGGTCCTTCCGACGCGTTGGTGGCCGTGAAGGTACAAGACAAAACCGGTCTGCTGGACGTCGCCACCGGCAAACTGAAAACGCCCCTGCAATATACGCGGGTAGACCGCCTTGGGCCGCTGTTCCAGGTCTGGAAAGGCAACCTCTGCGGACTCACAGACAGTATGGGCAAAGAGGTAATTCCCGCGGTCAACACGGAAATTCAGCTCTATGATAGCAAAGGTCACAGCGTTCTGGGCGCCATCGTTTCATTGGGTCCTTCATCAGCAGCTTATACGCCACCTTATTACGCAGTGGCGAAAAAAGGCGCTACGGCGGCTTTTTATGATGCTTCGGGCAAACAACTGCTGCCTTTTGACTACAGCGATATCCGGTTGCTGCCGCTCCATGACAAAGTATACGCGGCGCTGTTAAAAGATACGCGGTGCGGTCTGGCGGATTTGTCCGGTAAAATAGTGATGCCGGTGCAGTTTGCAGGAATCGACAATAACTATGGCACCAGTAACTATAATGACGATGCCGCCGGTGAAGAGAAAAATAATTTTATCTGTGTGTTGAAAGAGGTGAAGAAAGGCGAGGCAGGCGTCGGGTTGTTTAATATCGCTACCGGTCAACTGGTGATTCCTGCTGTTTATTCCGGTCTCCGCTGGCAGAATGCGGATATGATCCGGCTGGAGCAGGGCGATAGCTCCGGTCTTGCAGACAAAACAGGCAAAATCATCCGCCCGCTGAAGAAATACGGCGCGTTTGATGCTGTCAGCCCTCAGCGCATCGTGGAAAAACGTTATGCTGATGATGGCAGCACCACACTGCTCACAAATAAAGAAGGCCGGGTGCTGTATGAAAACAAATACTGGGAGTTCTCCCCCTTGTCCTTCAACCGGCTGCTCACGCCGGAGGCCCGCAAAACATGGCCCCTGCAATTCAACAGTGGACTGCTGAAGGTAAAAGGCTACTCCCGCGAAAACCAGTTCGTGGATACTGCCGGTAAACCGGTGGTGTTCGACGAATACAAATATGTAGGCGATTTCAATAACGGTATCGCCGTAGCCACTACGCAGGATGATCGCGTGGGTATCATCAGCATCGATAAAAAAGTAGTATATCCGTTGGTGTTAGATGACCTGGCGCCCGCAGACGATGAGCTGCTGAAAATGAAACAGGGCAAAAAAGCCGGAATGCTGCGCAAAGACGGTTCCGTCTTCCTCCCGCTGGAATACGATGATATCGACCGGGTATATGATACCTCTCTTTACATTATCACCCGCCAGGGTAAAAAAGGAGTGTTGAATGCGGAAGGAAAGGAACTGGTGCCGGCAGCTTACGATGAAATCCGCTATAACAGGGATAGCCGGATGTTCGAGGTAACAAAAGACAATAAAGCAGGATTGCTGGGGGCAGACGGCAGTACCCTGGTGCCGGCTATATACGATGACCTTGATCAAAACCAGGCCTGGGGAGACAATTCTCCTTTCCCGGTGCTGGTGAAACAGGGAGAATGGTACCTGTATCTCGACGCACAGGGAAAACCGTTGCCTTATCGTGCTAAAAAGAAAAAAGGATATAATGATTAG
- a CDS encoding WG repeat-containing protein, with protein sequence MKKKIVLLVCCLFTKIVIAQQTIVAFIPDENIRAIGLFTEGLAWARVSGGNLGYMDTTGKMIIAPQFREAGTFREGLAVVGQSFDGHIRYGYVDRQGRLVIPCQYEAAHDFSCGRAAVNKKGVWSYIDRQGKTALGPAFVRIDTTIDKTYGGVYNQIKANPLSFRNGRLLVRKGQRYGFVDTAGHWVIPPTYARAGEFSDGVAVVAGKEITSDSMPGNGQLAQLYNRLPAGKPEYMTNVIDTTGNLLFTTGVKELKEFTDGVAFCYQDDQWRLIDKTGKILATPTFDDLPYAISSGVFFAQVNGKEEGNKDGYLQIYNTAGQPIGKMPLCDAAGNCMYDSHLGYFSNLLAVQMESRWGFVDTTGKLVIAPFYKEISDFAGTHAAVKTADGKLLVLRNPTL encoded by the coding sequence TTATTGCCCAGCAAACTATCGTTGCTTTCATTCCTGACGAAAATATCCGCGCCATCGGCCTGTTTACTGAAGGTCTGGCCTGGGCCAGGGTGTCTGGCGGTAACCTCGGTTATATGGATACCACCGGTAAAATGATCATCGCTCCGCAATTCCGGGAAGCCGGTACCTTCCGGGAAGGACTGGCCGTCGTGGGTCAATCGTTCGATGGCCATATCCGCTACGGGTATGTCGACCGCCAGGGGCGCCTGGTGATACCCTGCCAGTATGAAGCGGCGCATGACTTTTCCTGCGGACGGGCGGCCGTCAATAAAAAAGGCGTCTGGTCCTATATCGATCGCCAGGGAAAGACAGCTCTCGGGCCGGCATTTGTCCGGATAGATACCACCATCGATAAAACCTACGGCGGCGTTTATAATCAAATAAAAGCCAATCCCCTCTCTTTCCGTAACGGCCGCCTGCTGGTGCGCAAAGGGCAACGGTACGGTTTTGTGGATACTGCCGGCCACTGGGTGATTCCACCCACCTATGCCAGGGCCGGGGAGTTTTCCGATGGCGTGGCGGTAGTGGCCGGAAAAGAGATCACCAGCGACAGCATGCCCGGCAACGGGCAACTGGCGCAACTATATAACCGGTTGCCCGCAGGTAAACCGGAATATATGACCAACGTCATTGATACGACCGGTAACCTGCTCTTCACCACCGGCGTAAAGGAATTGAAAGAATTTACCGATGGCGTGGCTTTCTGTTATCAGGACGATCAATGGCGCCTGATAGACAAAACCGGGAAGATCCTGGCCACCCCCACATTTGACGATCTGCCCTATGCCATCTCCTCCGGTGTGTTTTTCGCCCAGGTAAACGGAAAAGAGGAAGGTAACAAAGACGGCTATCTGCAGATATATAATACGGCCGGCCAGCCCATCGGCAAAATGCCACTCTGCGATGCAGCGGGCAATTGTATGTACGATTCCCACCTCGGTTACTTTAGCAACCTGCTGGCTGTACAGATGGAAAGCCGCTGGGGCTTTGTAGATACTACCGGAAAACTGGTGATCGCCCCTTTTTATAAAGAGATATCAGACTTCGCAGGCACCCATGCCGCGGTGAAAACGGCCGATGGAAAGCTGCTGGTACTGCGTAACCCCACACTTTAA